The Caldisericum exile AZM16c01 region GCATTGCGAGTTTAATATTGACTCAAGCCTCTACGATGTGAAGGTGCCAGCACTCATTCTTCAGCCTGTTGTTGAAAATGCCGTTAAGCATGGGTTTTCCTTGACAAAGAGGAATATCACTATCAAAGTTTCTGCCTATAGAAGAGGAAACTATGTCTATATTACAATTGAGGACAATGGAAGAGGAATTAATGAAGAAACACTCGAAACTCTGTTTGATGAAAATAAGAAGTCACTTGGTATTAGAAATGTAAGAGACAGAATTATGAATCTATATGGAAATAAAGCCATATTTAAAATAAAAAGTGCTGTTAATGTGGGAACGAAAGTAATTATAGGAATACCACACGAAGGGGTGCCAAATTGGATATTAGAGCGATTATCGTCGATGACGAAGAACCTGCAAGGGAAGAGATAAAAAGTCTTCTTCTGAAATTTCCTGAAGTAAAAGTCTTGGGTGAATTCGAAGATGCGTTAAGCGCTTTTAACTTTGTCTCCGAAAATTCAATTGATGTAATTTTTCTCGATATAAATTTAAGCGGAATTTCCGGAATGAAACTTGCAAACGAAATAAAAGAATTTAAGAATTTTCCTCTGATTGTTTTTGTGACTGCCTATTCTGAATATGCAGTTGATGCTTTTGATGTCGGTGCTGTTGATTACATTTTAAAACCAATTGATGAGGGTAGATTTTTCAAGACAGTGTTAAAAATAAAAAATGTGCTTTCATCGAAAGAAAGAAGAAAAGAGGATTTTGTTGTTTGTAGTTTAGACGAGGAACTTACTTTGGTTAGGTTAAGTGAAATTACCTATTTCTTTACAGAAAATGGAAAACTCTATGTTAAGAAAGGAAAAGAAGAATTACCAGTTAAGGGGCTTAACCTTCAAGGCGCAGAAGAAAGGTTCAGTCCAGTTGGATTTTTTAGAATAAATAAAGAGTATCTTATAAATATCTCAAAAATATCAAAGATTATCCCTTGGTTTAAGGGAAAGTATATGATTGAAATGGATAACGGAGATAAACTTCCACTTTCTCCGCATAGACAAAAGGAGTTTAGAGAAATTTTTAAATTTTAACAAAATGTTAACCTCAAATTTTTTACTTTAATCCCTAAATTTTCTACCTTTATTTAATTTTCCTTGACTTCTAAAAATCCATGGTAAAATATTATTGAGGGTATATGAGAGCCTCAAGAATTTTAAAAAAAACTCAAAGGAGGTGAAGTATGTACACAACAATCATCGTATTGATTGGTGCAATCTTCTACATTGCTCTCTACTTTACCTATGGAAAATCTATTGAGAAAAATGTTGTAAAGGCGGACGCAAGTAGAGAGACTCCAGCGGTAAGGTTGAGAGACAATGTAGACTATGTTCCTGCAAACAAGTTTGTTCTCTTTGGACACCACTTTGCATCCATTGCAGGCGCTGGGCCTATCGTAGGTCCTGCAATTGCTGTAGTTTGGGGTTGGCTTCCTGCGTTGCTTTGGGTATGGTTTGGTAACCTTTTTATTGGCTCTGTTCATGATTATCTCTCTCTTATGGCATCAGTTCGTTATGATGGAAAATCGATACAATGGGTTGCAGGAGAATTGATGGGAGAAGGCACAAAATACATTTTCGAACTTTACGTTTACTTTGCTATGATTCTTGTTATTGCTGCATTTATGGGAGTATTTGGTCCTCTTGCAAACAGTACACCTGAAATTTTGACAGCATCATTACTCTTTATGGTTGCAGCAATTGTTGAAGGTCAACTTCTTTATAAGACTAAACTTCCTTTCTGGCTCTCATCACTAATCGGAGTGATTTTAACGCTCCTTTCAATCGTACTTGGTTTTTATTTCCCTTGGAAGGTTAGTCTCAATGCCCTTTATTGGGGTCAGTTTATTTATATTATTCTTGCTGCAGCACTTCCAGTTTGGTTCTTACTTCAGCCAAGAGATTATCTCAACTCATATATTCTTTGGGGTGGTGTAATTCTTGGATCAATTGCAGCAATTATTTCATTTAAGTCTTTCTCATGGCCTGCATTTACAAGTTTCTCTGCTAATGTAGTTCATCCAGCAGTTCCGTCACCTTTCTGGCCGACTGTTCCGCTTGTTATTGCTTGCGGTGCCCTTTCTGGATTCCATTCAATCGTTGGTTCTGGAACAACTTCTAAACAACTTGACAATGAACTTTCTGGTCTTTTTGTAGGTTATGGTGCGATGTTTATGGAAGGAATGCTTTCCACTATTGTTATTACTTCAATTGCAGCTTACGGTCTTAATATAGTTCAGGGATTTGCAGATAAAATTGCTCAAGCAAAACCCACTCTTGATGCAATGAAACTTTCAGATCCAGCATACATGGCACAGTATGGAAACGCGATCATCAATTTAAAAACAGCAGAGGGAAAAGCGATCATTGGTGGTGCACTTGGTTTGTTTACCAAGTCCTTTGGTCAGCTTCTTTATAATTCTTTAAGGATTCCTACAAAGGTTGGAACAATCTTTGGAGGCCTTTGGGCATCTGCGTTTGTTCTTACAACACTTGATACAACAAACCGTCTTGCGAGATATGCCTTCCAAGAACTTGTAGAACCTCTCAAGAAAGTCTCTGTTGGTCTTTATGAAGTTCTTCACAATAGATGGGTTGCTTCAATTATTGCAGCAGCACTCGGCTTTTATCTTATTGCATACGGTGGAAATGCATATACGGCGTTGTGGGCAGGTTTTGCAGGTACTAACCAACTTCTTGCATCAATTGCAATGCTTACTGCAACAAACTATGTAAAGAGAGTTCAGAAAGCTTCACAAGGTGCAATTGTGCTGGTTCTTATTCCTGCAATCTTCCTCTGGATAACCGTATTTGCAGCCCTTATTTGGTACTTATTCAAAGTCGTACCAGTGCAGGCTTCAGCAATTAAAGGTATCCTTGGTGCGTTTGTAGTAATAATGCTTATTCTCGATCTATTCCTTGTCTTTAACTTCTTCAGAACATATAATAAAGAGTACAAGCCTGCAAAGGCAAAAGCATAAAGTAAAATGAAAAACATTCTTGAGGCTCTCAAAAAATTTTTTATGAGTTTTGATAAGTCGATGAGGGAGGCTGCAATCTCCCTCATCGAACATGAACTTGTCGAAGAAGAAAATGTATTTGCTCTTGTCACGATGAGTATGTTTTCTGGGCTTCCTTCTCCTCCAACGGGTGTGATTTTAAGAATACTTCCTTACATGGAAAGAGAAATACAAATAATGACGAGAAGAAGTGCGGAACTTGACGATATTTTTGCTCAAACTTTATCGCATTTTGACATAGATTAGGAGGAGAAATGCAAACGTTCTTTTTTATTGGAAAAGGTGGAGTTGGAAAAACAACAATATCTGCCTCTTTTGCTTCAGGGCTTGCAAAGAAAGGTTTGAAAACGCTTATTGTTTCTCTTGATCCAGCGCACAATTTAGGTGATGCATTAAACAAGGATGTCTTTGGAAAGGTTGTTAAAATTTCAGACAATCTTGATGCAACAGAAGTAGATATTGATAGAGCAATTGTTGAGTATCTCACAGAAATGTCGAAAAAAATGAAAAATACATATAAATATCTTTCTGTATTGAACATTGATAGATATTTTGATGTTCTGAGAAATTCTCCTGGCATTGAGGAGTACGTAACACTTGAAGCAATTAGAAAATTTTTAGAAACAGACTATAGTGCAATTGTTTTTGACACGCCTCCAACAGGTATTACGTTAAGAGTTTTTGCAATGCCGAGAATTTCGGTAGTTTGGACCAATAGCCTTATAGATATGAGAAGGAGGATTCTTTCTAAGAGACAAATGGTGGAAAACATAAAGGGTCCGATTTCTGATGTTTTAGATGGCGAAGAGGTGAAGATCCCTTCAAAAGAAAGTGAAGATCCTGTTATGCAGGAGTTGTTTACATATAAAAAAGATATGGTTAACCTTATGGAAAGGTTTTCTTCAGAAGAAAATTATGTAAGCGTCGTCACTATGGCAGAAGAATTAGCATTTGCAGAATCAAAGAGAATAAGAGATGCCTTGCGTGAGAATAATATAAAACTAAGAAGAATTTATCTAAATAAATATCTTGAAATTGAAAATCCCCCCAGGGAACTTTTAGGTAAAATTGAGGAGCAGAAAAGAGTTGTTGAAAAAATGAGAAAAGAATTTAACGAGGTTGAAATTAGAGAAGTGCCACTTCTTACAGAATCTCCACGAGGAATTGAAGCGCTTATTTCAATATATGAAAAATATCTTGTATAATTTCTTTAAAATTCACCTTGGAGGTAAATAATGCAGATATCTTCATATTTACTTTTGATCTTTTTGGTACTTGGTGGAATTGCATCACTTCAATTTTATAAGGGAAGAAAAATTAATACCAGTATTATGATTCATTACATCCGAAAATTTGAGGAAAATCTCAGTCTAAGAGATAAAATGTATACCTACCTTGGAGGCTATATTGGTTTTAAAGCGAAATATGACTTACAGGATAAAAATATAAAACGAATGGAATTGGTGCTAACTCTTATTCCAAGGCAAAGTTTGTTCTGGTTGCCGTTTTCCTACCCCTTTAAAAGGGGAGATAGACTTTACTTAATGGTCTATCCAAAATTCAACATAAGAAGAGACGCTCATATTGTCCAAAATTTTTACTACCTTTTTGGTCCAAATATAACAGAAAGAGAACATTTAAAAAAAGAGCCCGCAAGTATTTCGAGATTCAATAATTATTATACTTTATACGAAAGCAAAAGTGATTACGATAAACTAAAAAAACTTATTGAAGATACATTTGAAGATCCAAGAAGGGTAAGGCATATTGCATTAAATAGAGAAAATAACTCCCTTTTTATTCTAATGAAGCCAGACATCAACGCCACTCCAAAAGAATTGAAAAAATTAATAGAAAACTTCCCCAAGGTTTTTGACGAATGGTCTTATTTTAAATCCGAGGAGTAATTTTTACCTTTCAACTTCCTCAACATCTCTATACCAGGGAACTGATGTTCCCTTCTTTGCTCTGTTTTGGAAATTTCGAGTCTTTGGTGTTTTTTCTATAACTTCTTTTAATAAATCGATTTTTTCGATTATATCCTTTAACTGATTTTCTGAAATTTTTCCATCACTTTGGAATGTTTTTGTAAACTCCTTTACCTTTTCAAGATTTACAATCGCATCGTAGTAGAATCCCCAATCATCTGATAGTACCTTTGCAATGTAAGATGCATCAATTGTTTGGGTAGATTGAGCAACTTCTATGTTATGCTGTAAGAAAAGAATTAAAAGATCGACTATATCTTTTCTATTAATTTTGTGAATCTGGAGTTTTTCAAGCACGATATCTGCCAAACTAATTGTTGGAAAATCAAGTTCGAGCCGTCCTCTTCCTGGGGTATTTCCAAATTCTACGTTATGAGAAAACTCAAGCCTATCGTAAAACACATCGACTGCAAAAAGCCCTTCGGGATGCTCAAATATATTTCTTTTATAAGCAAAGAGAGTATTCACATAGATATTCGGTTTGAATTTCAAAGTGTTTTCAAAAAACCTTTTCACTAACGGTTGTTGTCTTGAGTACGCAACTGTGTCAAGATCGGTAAAAAGTGGTTTTCCCGATCCAAGCCTTTCAAGTGTATAAAAAAGGTTTCGTATTTCTGAATCTTCTGTGTGAATGTAAACTGCAAGTGCTCCTAATATTCTTAAAATAACATTGTTTTCTTTTGCTTTTTTAACAATTTCCTTCGCTAAATTTACAAAATCACTTTCGCTCATATTTACAAATTTTTCGCTCATTTACCACCTCTAACCTTGGATTTTAAAGTAATTTTCAATGCCGTCTTTGGAGATATCAATGATATACCCTCGTAGCAAACCTTCACCGTATTCTGAGCCCGGATTTAAACAGAGAGTCCTTCCAATTTTTTCAAACCCCGATGACTCGTGAATATGCCCATGAAGTCCTAATATAGGCTGGTATTTTTCGATAACTGCTCTTACGCCTTTAGAACCAACATGAACAAACTTAACACCATCAAGGCCACCTACAAGTCTCAAATTTTTGTCTAATTTTGGAGCAAGATCAATTGCGGTATTAAAGGGTGGTGCATGAATATTAAAGATTGCGTTTTTGGGGTCTTTTAGTTTTGAAATTTTTTCTTCAAGCATATGTTGGATTTCTCTATCGTCTCTTTCTCTTGGCGTGTCCCATGGGGTTGGATTTACGTATTCAAAACTCATAACTTCGTGTCCTTCAATTTCAATAATTTTATCCAGAGGATATACGATCCCTCTATCTTCAAACTCCTTTATAACTGGGTCAATAACAAATTCATCATCATTTCCGGGCATAACGACCGTAAAGATTTTTTTAGTATCAACTTTTTCTACTAAAAGGTTTAGCCAGTCTCTCATTCTTTTAACCATCTCTTCTTCCATTATTTGTTTAACCTTGTCAGGGTTATTTTTGAGTTCCTGGAGCTGTTCTTTTGTTATCCTTCTATAATATGCACCTGCATTTGAAAGTTTTTCTTCAAAGTTTTTAACTTCATCTTCGTTTTTGAGGATCCATGTAGTTCCAAAATAACTTGCCTTGTAGGACCCATCCTCTTGAAGGATAAGAGGGACAAGAACTTTTCCTGTAAGATCACCCGAGAGTATTAGGGCGTTTGCCTCGTATATTGAAACAGCAGAAATCCATTTTCTCCATACAGTTGTTGCACCATGTACATCAACCGCAAAGAATACTTTCATCTTCACCTCCCGATTACATTTTTAGGGGAGAGAGTCTCTCCCCTTTTATCATAAAGTTTTATGCTGGTGGAATCTCCTTGAAAATCTTATTAGGGTCAACGCCTTCCTCTCTATTCTTGGACCACATATAGAGAGCGAAAAGCAGTCCAACAAGTATAAGAAGAGTAGTTACAACCATTGCAAGTGTGTTTTGCTCTGTTGTTACATTTAGTATCATCCACCAACCAATTGCAAACGCAATTGCACCTAAAATTGATATGACAGGTACCTTTCCCCATTTGTACTGGAATGTGGATTTCTCATATAGGTCGGGACGAGCATACGGTAAAAACATTGCAGCAAGTCCCAAAGGCCAAATAAATACGAGGCATGTATAGTCTTCAAGTGCAAGCATTGCGGAAGATAACTGTGCACCTAATGAGTCTCCTAATCCTATGAATACTCCAATTATTGCAACAATTCCAACAAGATGATTTGCCCATGTAGGTGACCCAAGGCGTCCAATTTCTGTTAGTTTCAAAGGAAGCATTCTATCAAATGCCATTGCAAATATGCCACGAACACCCGCCATCCATATTATCATTGATGTGTTTATATACCAGAGGAAATAGCCAATTCCCAAGATAATTGAGAAAATAGTATTCTTTCCGATTATTGCAGCATAGAATGGGATTGATGGCGCAGGAGGTGTTGTTCCTAAGACTCCCTTTAGTTCATCAAAATGGTTGTAATAAAGCCAGCTATATTCGGTTATAAAGTTGTATCCAAATGAGCGATAAACAGCAACTGCATTTAGCACATAGAGAATGCCAACTGCAATAAGACCTAAAACCATTCCCCTCATGTAAGATAATCTTGGTGTTTTTACCTCGGAGCCTACGTATGAAACAGCCTCAACTGCGGTATAAGCCCACAAAACCGAAAGGAGCATACCTTGCATCGCCTGTCCTGGCGAAAGGAAAGAGTCTTTTATGTTTAGTTTTGTAGCAAGATCGTGTACCGCTTGGTATGAGTTTGTGCCAAAGATTACATTAAATGAAGGTTCGCCACTTTTTACGAAGAAGATAATAATTGCAATACCAGTTATTGCTAAAGGAATGTAAATGATTGCTCTCAAAATCCATTTGAGTTTGTCAATTCCAAGAAGCTCGAGTATCCACATTATAACAGTTAAAGCAAGCGCTATCCATAAACGTGTCCAGGGATTTGCAAGTCCTTCGCCAAGTGCAATAAGCGAAGCATTTTTAGAAACAATACCTGCAATTTGAATACTTGAAGCAAGAGGAATAAGTCCAAGATAATTTAAGAAACCCACCGCAAGTGAAGCGCCTCCTCCAACGACATAAGACCAATTAGGGATAAACCCAAGAATTGGATGCAAAACTCTTGAGATAACTACGTAAAGTGACCCGCTTCTTGGGAATGATGCTGAAAGAATTGCAAGAATTAATACAGGTGGAAGCCACACAAGAAGACCAACCAAAAATGCCAAAGTCATGTTTCCTCCAGGATAAAGCCCTGGAACCTTTACTGTGTAATAAGTCATGCCTGATGCTGCTGGCCCTGCAATGGTAAATAACAATACGTCCCACCAACTCAACTCTCTTACAAGGCCTGATGCCTTCCTTGTAAACACTACCGACTCCTCGTCCATAGTTGCCCCCTTTCCTTAAGTTTTAAAAATTATATGCATTTCGTTTTTGAAGTCAATATTTTAAGATGTGAATTTTTAATTTTTATGGTAAAATAGAACATATTAATTTGGAGGTTAAAATGACTAAAGCATCAAAAATTATTTTGGCAGTCTACTTTTTCTTCCTTGCGCTTGTTGCAATAATAGTGCCATGGAAGGTTAATCAGGCAATTGCCCAAGGAACAGTCCTTGTAAACTCAATTGGTTATGCACCGATTTGGTCAGTAAGGGGAGTTAGCTCGAATTATGAAGCATTAACGGTCGATTTTGGGAGAGTTATTCTTGAAATAATCGCACTTACTGCTTTATTTGCAATTCCTTTTATCTTTACCTTAAATACCGATGAAGAAGAATATGAATATGTTGAACTTGAAGATTTTGTGGACGATGAGGAAGAAAATAACAAAGACATAGAGCAATAGAAAAAATTTAGTTTTTTAAAGAGGGCGAAAAGCCCTCTTTTTTATTTTTTTTAAGAAAATTTAGTTTTCTTGACTTAATATGTAAAATCTGATATTATTGGTAAACGAAAGGAGGTTTTACAATGGGAAGCATTGTTATCAAAACTGAGATTCCCGGGCCAAAGAGCCGAGAAATCCGGAAGAAAAAAGAGACTTATGTGGCATCACCTCTTGAACCACTTGCGCCATTTTTTATAGCAAGAGGTGAAGGAGCAGTTGTTGAAGATGTTGACGGAAATAGATTCCTTGACTTTACTGGTGGTTGGGGCTGTCTTGTTGTAGGATATTCTCCAAAACCGATCGTTGAAGCAATTCAAAAGCAGGCAGAAAATTATATTCATACTGATTTTACTTCTATCCCATATGAGCCTTACGCGGAACTTGCGAAAATGATAGCAGAACGAGCTCCAGGTAATTTTGAAAAGGCCGTTGCCTTTTTTAACTCAGGCGCTGAGGCTGTTGAAAATGCAGTGAAAATTGCACGAGGTTATACAAAGAGAAGGGCTGTGGTTGTTTTTGATGGTGCATTCCACGGAAGGACTTTACTTACAATGACAATGACTCACAGACCAATGCCATACAAATATATCTTTGGTAGTGCACCTGATGTTTATAGAATTCCGAGACCAAATATTCATAGGAATAAGTATACTCCAAAAGATTTTGAAAGACTTCTTCTTGATACTGTTGCGCCTGATGACGTTGCAGCCGTTGTAATTGAACCAATCCAAGGGGAAGGTGGTTTTAATATCCCACAACCAGGGCTCTTAGAAGAGATTAGAAGAGTAACTGAAAAATATGGCATCCTTTTTGTTGCAGATGAGGTCCAGAGTGGTTATGGAAGAACAGGAAAGTTTTTTGCAGTTGAAAATTGGGGTGTGGTGCCGGATCTCATCTCATTAGGTAAGTCAATTGCAGCAGGTTTGCCGCTTTCAGCGGTAGTTGGAAGTAAGAAATTTTTTGATGCACTTCCAAAAGGATCCATCGGTTCAACTTTTGGTGGGAATCCTGTTGCTTGTGTTGCTGGTATTGAAGTAATTAAAATGATTGAGAGGGAGAAACTCCTCGATAGGGCTATCCACCTTGGGAAGATCATAAGAGAAAGATTTGAAGAATTCCAGAGAAAATATCCTGTTGTAAAGGAAGTTAGAGGCATTGGTGCAATGCAAGCAATAGAGTTTGTAAAAGACCATGATACCTGGGAACCAGATGCAGAGACATGCCAGGCAGTAATCCAAGAAGCGCTTAAAAACGGAGTTGTACTTGCTGGTGCAGGCTTACATAAGAACATAATAAGGTTGTTAATACCTCTTGTGATAACCGATGAACAACTCAAGGAAGGGCTTGATGTACTTGATAAAGCGATTGAAACTGTAACAAAGGGGAAATAATAACAGTTATTAGAAAAATTGCATGGGGGCTTTAAGCCCCCTTAACTTCTTTAATAGAATCTAACGGATTATCGCTTACCTTCTTTGAGTACTTTATCAATAATTCTTTTCCCTTATAAATTATGTTATCATTAATTTCATCGCTAAAACTTCTTATAAGCACACTTGGACCTGGAAAGTCGGGCACAAGCAAAACATCATTGGATTTTCTAAGGTCTTCAAGGCGTTTATTTTCAAACTCGTTTCTTCCTACAATGAAAACAATTTTATCTTCGAAAAAAACTCTCCCATTTCTTAAGATTTGTGTGTCGTTTCCATCAAAACATGGGTTTATTTTCTTAAGTTCTTTTAGTCTTTTTGCAAATTCTGGGTCTGTCAAAATACAACCTGATGCAGGGGTTTCATATTCCTTAAGTCCAAAATCCTTTGCTAACTGTATCTGTCTCACTCTTGATTGTCCTTTAATATCAAGCATATGTTCTCGTTTAATGAGTCCTTTGCGTTCAGCTTCCGAAATTTTTAGGAGTTTTTGCGATAATGGTCGCACGATTTTTCCTTCAAGCCCAAGTGTTTTTTCCATTTCTTCGAAAACTTTATCTCTCTGTGAAAAAGGCCTTTCATCGAGTACTTCTCCTGTTGCAATAAAATCAAATCCTTCTTTTTCCATTATTTCCTTTGCCCTTTTTATCATAAGCATATGACAGTCTATACATGGATTCATATTTTTGCCATATCCATGAGGTGGGTTTTGCACAATTTTAAGGTGTTCTTCTGATATGTTTTCAATTCTCAACGTGAGTCCAATTTCTTCTGCAAATCTTTTTGCCTTTTCTGCCTTAAAAAAATAAGTTTCAAAAAAGACGGGCACAACTTCGATTCCCTCTTTCATAAGGATAAGGCATGCAAGTTGTGAGTCTAAACCACCTGAAAATAGCACCAATGCCTTTGCCACATTAACCTCCAACTCTAATTTGTATGAAATTATAACTGAAAAAGTAATGTTTTCAAAATGAGTTAAGTTTTAGATATAATAAAAAGGCATGAATATTGAGAGGAGGTAAAATGAAAGCAATAATTGTACATGGTGGTGCAGGCGATGCAAAAATAACTCACGAAATTCCCGAAAGAGTCCAATTTGTAAAGAAGGTTGCAGAGGAAGGTTTTACGTTATTAAAAGAAGGGCTTGATGCAGTTGAAGTTGCAGTAAGAGCTGTAAAGATGCTTGAAGATCATCCCCTTTTTGATGCAGGTAGAGGTTCGTATCTAAATGAAGAGGGTTTCGTAGAAATGGATGCGGGCATTATGGATGGATCAAAATTATCAATTGGTGCAGTTGCGGGTGTTAGAAACGTAAAAAATCCGATTGAACTTGCTTACCTTGTAATGGAAAAGTCGAGCCACAATATCCTCATTGGAAATGGTGCAGAAAAATTTGGTAAAGAACACGGTGTAGAATTTGTCCCACCTTATTATTTCTATTCTGAACGAATTATAAAAATATTTGAAGGAACATATGGCGATACGGTTGGTGCAGTTGTGCTGGACGGGAAAAAAATCGTATCTGCGGTTTCAACAGGTGGAACACCCAAAAAGCATGTTGGACGCGTCGGGGATTCTCCAATTGTTGGGTCTGGATTCTACGCAAATGACGAGTTTGGTGCAGTTTCAACTGGTATTGGTGAAGACATAATGAAACTCGTTTTAAGTTTTAGAATTTCCCTATACTACCCTAAATACACAATTAACGAAGCGGTTAAGAATTGTATAGATGATCTTTCCAGGATTAATGGTCGTGCAGGTCTTATAGCACTTGATAAAAATGGTAACATTGGATACGCGTTTAATACGAAGGGAATGTTTTTCGCATATATAAAAGAAGGCCAGGATAGTGTCATAGGAGGTTTTTAGGCTTGTAAAAAGGAGGAGAAATGAAAAATTTAAAAAGATTAATTATTCTTGTTTTGTTTTTTACATTTTTGCCATTTGTTTCCGTTTTCGGATGGAATTCACATGGTTTAACGCTCTCGTATGTTGTTTCTAATATTGATTGGCTCAAGAATTATAATAGCATTATCATCACACCTTACACATATAAGAATTACGAGACAGAGCCTATAAATCCTGAGTTTCAAGTTAAGTATCTTGAAGGCAAAGTTGGTGATAAAACTGACGCTGTAACGATACTTACAACCTATGCAGATGAACCTGATTGGGGACTTGACGAAAATATGAAACTATCAAATTTACAAGTTCTTACAGGTGGACCTCAAGGATATAGACACATGTACTACAAGATGGGATTTATAACTGTAGGGACTGCACCAACGCAAATTGAATTTTGGTTTCACATGGCTGAAATTGCAAAATCTAAGGGTGATCTATACTGGACTTTTAGGTTTCTTGCAAGAGCACTCCATTATATGGAAGATATAACTCAACCATATCACGGCACTCCTGGTCCTACATCGATTATTTTAGGAAATATTTTTAGTGGAATAAAAGGCCTTACGATAATGTGTTCAAATCACCATTATGCTCTTGAAGATTACCAGGGCTATATGGTGAAGATAGGAAACCCTGATTTTGTAAAAACTCTTCAAGAAAGATTTCTGCCAATAAATGAGGATAAGGTTAAATCACTTACAGACTTAGGAAAATTTGCGGCATCCTTAAACAGAGAAAGGGTAAAAGTTTTATGGCCACTTGAAACGAAATTATTTGGAAATGACATTAACAGTAAAAAAGAGAAATTTAAGTTAACAGAGGATAAAATCAAAATGCTTGATCCTACAATTGAAGCAGAATATAATCAGGTTTTACTATATTCTCTTCGGTATTTTAATGGGTTTTCGAGATTACTACTTGAATATGCAAGAAAAAAGTTAGGTTTTTAGTTGTTTTCCTCTTTTTCAAAGTGGTGATGCTTGATTACTTTTCCTTCCCCAATATAAACTACATATTCACCAATATTGGTTGCCTGATCTGCAATTCTCTCCACATTTTCAGAAACCCGTATGATTAGGATTGCTCTGTTGATTGTCCTTGGGTCACTTAGCATGTATGTAATTAGCTCTCTTATAATTTGGTCATTTAGTTGATCTACAATATCATCTCTTATACAGATTTCTCTTCCTAATTTACTATCTTCGTTAACAAAAGCAGTAATTGCATCGTCAAGCATTTGTAATGCAGTCTCTGTCATTCTTGGAAGGTCTATGTATGGTTTTAC contains the following coding sequences:
- a CDS encoding carbon starvation CstA family protein, encoding MYTTIIVLIGAIFYIALYFTYGKSIEKNVVKADASRETPAVRLRDNVDYVPANKFVLFGHHFASIAGAGPIVGPAIAVVWGWLPALLWVWFGNLFIGSVHDYLSLMASVRYDGKSIQWVAGELMGEGTKYIFELYVYFAMILVIAAFMGVFGPLANSTPEILTASLLFMVAAIVEGQLLYKTKLPFWLSSLIGVILTLLSIVLGFYFPWKVSLNALYWGQFIYIILAAALPVWFLLQPRDYLNSYILWGGVILGSIAAIISFKSFSWPAFTSFSANVVHPAVPSPFWPTVPLVIACGALSGFHSIVGSGTTSKQLDNELSGLFVGYGAMFMEGMLSTIVITSIAAYGLNIVQGFADKIAQAKPTLDAMKLSDPAYMAQYGNAIINLKTAEGKAIIGGALGLFTKSFGQLLYNSLRIPTKVGTIFGGLWASAFVLTTLDTTNRLARYAFQELVEPLKKVSVGLYEVLHNRWVASIIAAALGFYLIAYGGNAYTALWAGFAGTNQLLASIAMLTATNYVKRVQKASQGAIVLVLIPAIFLWITVFAALIWYLFKVVPVQASAIKGILGAFVVIMLILDLFLVFNFFRTYNKEYKPAKAKA
- a CDS encoding LytR/AlgR family response regulator transcription factor; this encodes MDIRAIIVDDEEPAREEIKSLLLKFPEVKVLGEFEDALSAFNFVSENSIDVIFLDINLSGISGMKLANEIKEFKNFPLIVFVTAYSEYAVDAFDVGAVDYILKPIDEGRFFKTVLKIKNVLSSKERRKEDFVVCSLDEELTLVRLSEITYFFTENGKLYVKKGKEELPVKGLNLQGAEERFSPVGFFRINKEYLINISKISKIIPWFKGKYMIEMDNGDKLPLSPHRQKEFREIFKF
- a CDS encoding metallophosphoesterase family protein, with amino-acid sequence MKVFFAVDVHGATTVWRKWISAVSIYEANALILSGDLTGKVLVPLILQEDGSYKASYFGTTWILKNEDEVKNFEEKLSNAGAYYRRITKEQLQELKNNPDKVKQIMEEEMVKRMRDWLNLLVEKVDTKKIFTVVMPGNDDEFVIDPVIKEFEDRGIVYPLDKIIEIEGHEVMSFEYVNPTPWDTPRERDDREIQHMLEEKISKLKDPKNAIFNIHAPPFNTAIDLAPKLDKNLRLVGGLDGVKFVHVGSKGVRAVIEKYQPILGLHGHIHESSGFEKIGRTLCLNPGSEYGEGLLRGYIIDISKDGIENYFKIQG
- a CDS encoding APC family permease, translating into MDEESVVFTRKASGLVRELSWWDVLLFTIAGPAASGMTYYTVKVPGLYPGGNMTLAFLVGLLVWLPPVLILAILSASFPRSGSLYVVISRVLHPILGFIPNWSYVVGGGASLAVGFLNYLGLIPLASSIQIAGIVSKNASLIALGEGLANPWTRLWIALALTVIMWILELLGIDKLKWILRAIIYIPLAITGIAIIIFFVKSGEPSFNVIFGTNSYQAVHDLATKLNIKDSFLSPGQAMQGMLLSVLWAYTAVEAVSYVGSEVKTPRLSYMRGMVLGLIAVGILYVLNAVAVYRSFGYNFITEYSWLYYNHFDELKGVLGTTPPAPSIPFYAAIIGKNTIFSIILGIGYFLWYINTSMIIWMAGVRGIFAMAFDRMLPLKLTEIGRLGSPTWANHLVGIVAIIGVFIGLGDSLGAQLSSAMLALEDYTCLVFIWPLGLAAMFLPYARPDLYEKSTFQYKWGKVPVISILGAIAFAIGWWMILNVTTEQNTLAMVVTTLLILVGLLFALYMWSKNREEGVDPNKIFKEIPPA
- a CDS encoding ArsA family ATPase, with the translated sequence MQTFFFIGKGGVGKTTISASFASGLAKKGLKTLIVSLDPAHNLGDALNKDVFGKVVKISDNLDATEVDIDRAIVEYLTEMSKKMKNTYKYLSVLNIDRYFDVLRNSPGIEEYVTLEAIRKFLETDYSAIVFDTPPTGITLRVFAMPRISVVWTNSLIDMRRRILSKRQMVENIKGPISDVLDGEEVKIPSKESEDPVMQELFTYKKDMVNLMERFSSEENYVSVVTMAEELAFAESKRIRDALRENNIKLRRIYLNKYLEIENPPRELLGKIEEQKRVVEKMRKEFNEVEIREVPLLTESPRGIEALISIYEKYLV